The genomic window caggttgcttcgggccttggatgagcacaggcattataatgaacttccgcttcatgcataaccaaggaggaatgttgtagatacttagagtaacaggccaagtgctatgactactgttctgctctccaaaaggattgataccatctgtacttaaagcaaaccttaagtttcttgcgtcatttgcaaactctgggaattctctatcgattgctctccactgggaccccatcagcagggtgtctcaacatattgtctaccttacggtcttctttgtgccatcgtaacaattttgcatgttctttgtttctgaacagacgtttcaagcgtggtattataggagcataccacataaccttggcagggattttcttacgcggacgttcgccctcaacatcaccagggtcatctcgcctgatcttatacccgcgacgcatggcataccgggcatgcatccaatttctcgtactctttgccacggtataggatgcagtcattaggacatgcatgtatcttcgctatttctagccccataggacagacaaactgtttttgcttcgtaggtagtggcgggcaattcattgtacttcggaagcatctttttttggatttttagtaactctccaatcccttgtcagatacaccattctttgccttccattacagcaattctagtgtggttcccaactttttctgccctgcatcataagttgggtacaacaatttcttatgatcttctagcatccgctcgaacttgatcttctcctttttcactttcacattctctttgtgcatcacgaatgacctgacaaagatcattagccggctcatcttctgcggctacctcttcttcagcttctcccattgcagtatcattgaagcacgcaccatcaggaataatatcattgtcgtcccattgttcttcttcaccttcttccattacaacaccggttctccgtgctttgtccaacaaatatagttggcATGAAaccccgacttgaacaagtgtgaatgaagagtccttgagcaaggatattccaccgtattcttacatatggcacatgggcagcacatgaaaccgtcgcgtttgtttgcctcgcgccgcacgtaacaaagaatgcacgccgtcaatgaacccttgggagcggcgatcagcattatacatccaatgacggctcatctgcattacatgacataaatatcatattaaaacctagatcataattaattatttatacaacatgcgtgccaccacaaaagatacaaatttataaaagcatcgctacaatgtagacaatctcaACTActactaaaagaactaaagctaaatacattcaggagcacaaggatttcgcgaccaatctcaactaaaacagacagatcccccgattgtgcaacatctttgggcttcttcggctggatcactgcctcattagccgccgtatctgcctgttgtgcaagatatttttgcacgagttcaacatactcttcctcccagtagaagcctgaacatcgtccactgccatcccactgaaattaaaacaaaaaattagaactttaatcacaaccatcatgaaaataggtataaactaaccataatcattaaatacgataaaataactcacattgcgatccggacacttgtagaagatacgatccttgttgggaccctccttcttcactcggtactccatcacaatcttcgtctcatcacgacacttgccgcatggaatgagaggaaggcccggcctaagtcgctttggaaacccatgagaggccgaggacccggaagcagttgccatctactctctatactcattttttaatacactataaatttctccttttataaacaaataaaattaacaaactataaaattatctagctcctccttgacgtccgttaccgctcggcagagaacatgctcgccgaaatgaacacggtccactagttcaactagtacggattttctataattttctaactattttctaagtttttcatttcataaaaagttaaaataaaaagtacggtgattgacagactactgcgacgatatcgggacatgtgaataaataaccatccgtactagttgaacttgcttacgtgatcatctcggcgagcatttctccaccggacggcaccgtacttggtcaaggaagagctccgattctacgaggaagggaacacggtctcccacgaccgttgtcgctctccctcgtagaatcaaagctcctccttgatgtccgttaccgctcgacagagaacatgcttgccgagctgaacacggtccgcaagttcaactagtacggattttctataattttctaactattttctaagtttttatttatatatactacgtttaggtacggtgattgacagactactgcgacgatatcgggacatgtgaataaataaccatccgtactagttgaccttgcttacgtgatcagctcggcgagcatttctccaccggacggcaccgtacttggtcaaggaagagctccgattctacgaggaagggaacacggtcttccacgaccgttgtcgctctccctcgtagaatcaaagctcctccttgacgtccgttaccgctcggcagagaacatcctcgccgacctgaacacggtccgcaagttcaactagtaaggatttgctataattttctaactattttctaactttatatttatatatactttaaccttctttcatgtaaatatgcaagcttgaagtgattttgagctcaaattgcttacaaatgaaaaaaaccacaataaagaaccataaatatatatagtgaacaaaatggcataagaaaatggtaaaaaatgagagtatgagattggtaacctttacaactgaagaaatcgacgcgcttgcgccatagaatgaatgtcttctctgcttctccgagagtcttctcgccatcacctccaggaatgtcaagaggcaaatcactaaaacctttttcaactttatctaccgagatggtagcatatccttcttggattatattcccatgaatccttgtgTCTTGgttggtcgataggattaacaagaccgatagccaccttgattgtggaattccccttcgaatgtgtagctcacacgatgtacaaggttcagtgtcatccacagggaagcgcagtcctgtgtccccttgatttggtatctccgtggaagcgcagctacttttcaactgaacagattggctaatgttgattcctgctctgatgcctgcttgcttgcactcactgctatttgtacttgccttctgatttcctcctgcattctcgcttcaaggttttttcccgctcctatgcttcacgcaccgcttcctccaacctctggagccgtgtgcctcttcttccttctttctctggcggctttgtaggaaggtctgtcctgagggaatccatgctcccatgagacacttcctttgcctctagttcggccaccgtgttcaatagtcccgatggcgtatgtcagttcatccttctctctgttgggcctaacgcaccactagcagtagctctctgagcataaaacaatctttctgctgcttcttgcagtcttgcgccataaacgcacttccctgtctcctggtccagtgttcccatgagcgaaaaaccaattctttgcacgctctctactcgagtgattctggtgtgatacccttggcaagaaggtctgcttccattttgttccacttcttaatggcagtcgggtagccacctgatcctaagttatggtggtatgtcttctgttgggcattacgttggttctttatcacccactcgcaccctcttccgacgtcttgtactgtacaaactcatcccaatagggcctctgctttgagatcgggctgggacagtaaaatctggtgctatgttcttcttgacatacgtcgtgtataggtgtttcttccaagtctgaaactgggtggccatcttcttcattgcccaatccctaactcgctcctttaattcatcaccatctattatatcatcataaccatctgtttggagtgaaatgttccaagacatcattccaaattaatgtCTTGTCACGATcaaaaactgatatgaggagcattggtcttcttcttccattcgcgggtactgatcgggagccggtcccatacaaggtaaccacagtggtgcatgaaTTTCGTTTTAtgcccccccggttcgcctgtatccacatgaACTCTAGATGATGAAgcagccctccaatggctttttgggacctcgaacatttttactcttcgttgtagttgttgatgtcgatccagagggctacaaaacataaacattatttttaatgtcatgagcacacataacatatgataatataaatagctaataataaaaaatatacttggccaatatgttgttgctcattttgttcaagagctaagtactgactcccatcatccgcatcctcttgcacgttatttttagcaccatcatcgccggcaacttgagtgccagtgttgatcaaattcatcatcaactcctcctcatccatgtttctcgggtcggccatctagcttcaaaaaacaaaaccaatatatagtacgtcaaatctttgcttacatgcgtaaaatctatgaacaatatgcattattaaatcttgcccctcgtcacggacgcaattcgccacactagggcgaactgcgttggtactagggcgaattagggctatacgtaaatggccgagggcgaattgcgtcggtgactagggcgaaccatgtcggtgacatcaacaacgcgatTCGCCCTAGTCATCAacgcaattcgccctagtgtgattgtttagcgttaacgataacgataatatgaatgttgatcctaggccacgagagagggcagtgtgacgagagtggcggtgctccactccgtcgtatatatgtttgtacacataggtgaacgagggtggcggtgctccgccgtataaaccctaaaccctagggcgaacgagggcagcggtgctctgccgtataaaccctaacgagggcggtggtgctctgccgtataaaccctaaacgttGTGGAGCTAGCCAaggagtgaacttcttcttagcgACCGTGTCGCATGTCGTGGACGACTGCCTCAGCATTGTGCAGCTTCTTAGTGACGGCACCATGACGCGCTCTGCGGAGTACTCCGCTCCCTCTCCAGGGCGAGGTGCCATCCAACCTGCCCGTCCAGTGGAAGGACGTCGTCTACAACGCCGCGCACGCGCTCCGCCTTCGCATGTACAGGCCCACCGACGACAACACGACGACGGCCAATAATAAGCTGCCGGTGCTCGTCTACTTCCACGGCGGTGGCTTTTGCCTGTGCAGCTTCGAGCTGCCCCACTTCCATGTCGGCGCGCTTAGGCTCGCCACGGAGCTCCCAGCGCTCATGCTCTCCACTGACTACCGCCTGGCACCCGAGCATCGCCTCCCCGCGATGCACCGCGACGCCGAGGTCGTCCTGTCGTGGCTCCGTGCCCAGGCTGAGACCGACCCGTGGCTAGCCATGACTCGACTGACCAGGGCAGGGTGTTCATCTGCGGCGACTCGGCCGGCGGCAACATCGCGCACCACGTCACCGTCCAATACGGCAGCGGGCAGCTCGCCCTCGACCCCATCATCCGGATCGCCATGTGCGTCCTGCTCTGGCCCTTCTTCGTCGCCGAGGAGAACGACATCTGAGACGGCCGGCCTTGTTGACGAACATGGCATGATGCTGTTCGACCAGGCGTGGCGCCTGGCGCTACCCGTCGGCACGACCCGATGGCCAACCTGTTTGGGCCAGACAGCGTCCCGCTGGACGACGTCGCCTTCCCACCACTGCTCATCGTGGACCTAGACTAGGACGTGCTGCACGACCGCATATAGGACTATGCCGCTAGGTTGACGTCGATGGAAAGAAGCCGGTCGAACTTGCCGTGTTGCCGTGTTTAGAGGGGGCTAGGGCCACGGGTTCTTCATCTTCGACCCGGAATGAGAAAGCCGAGAGAACTCACCTCACGAATGCGGAgatgcgcgcggtggagggctcATCGGCGCGAGGTGGGGTGGCGACCGGCGcgacacgaggaagaagaggagaaagggcggttgttcgacgaggaagaagaggaggggatcgatctgcgccaggcactggcacttatataccagggagatttactcccggtgccaaccaccagccaggagtaaaggtccttactactcccggtgcgtgttactaACTGGGAgtattactcccggttggtaacacgcatcgggagtaaagggttttttttttgcgggccacgaaactgcagcccacctttactccggGTGGGCTTCCCCCCGGGAGTAAatgtgggctgcagtttcgtttcccgcatgttttgagcaaatttttttataaaatgcaatagtcttgttaaatacatagtaaattaaataaaaggcataaattttttttgttaaaaatatggattttttttctttattgcacataggaaaaatctatagcctaactttttttattttttgttataattataaaacataatgtaactaatatttattatttcgttaatgcaaaaatgtagtgtttaattaaaattattaaaactattggtttggacaggaaatttgtgtTTTCACATCAActttttaacgttaatattttaatttttcatcactcagtatcctaatttaccttttgagagagaaatcccaccaaatcaaacattgatttaatttgaaacatgacataataaacatctgaattcacaattattacataatatctcaaacacacactacattaaatcactatatcatcaagtgggcacagcagtgaacttcttctttacgtatgtcccttggttatgatcgcttcgtaaccatggagtgtcctcatcatttaccaagatgctagggtctttgttcactttgaagggcggaattcggtcatccttttcatatcttctgacatgtccgacttgtcctcaattcccacgatgactcttttccctgaaagaactatgtggcgctttggctctttggttgagtcattatcgtttttccctctttttggtttggtagacatatcattgacatagaacacctgattcacatccttggcaaggacgaatggttcgtctttgtacccaatattactaaggtctactgttgtcattccatactcgttgtctactgttaccccgcctccggtcaccttgacccattggcacttgaacaatgggatcttcaaagtaggtgcatattctagttcccatatttcatctatgcgtccataatatgtctgcttattcccattcgggtctgtggcatctatgcggacaccactttttggttggtactccttttatcttgggctactgtgtagaatatgttcccatttatctcgtaccctttgtatgtgacaatatgccatgatggttgcatagccaataaatacagttgctcatggatgctctcatcaccttgacattttttcacaaccaaccgccgaaagtttctatgtgctacgcgtaatccaagcttcagtcttccctggaaactcggatcgtaagagatccttgtgtgtctcaattacggatctaccaaagaggagttctgtagaactgtgtagtgcgctttattgaaataatcatccttcgtaccaatatatgttttcctccctagtgtcccctttccgcttaatctcccctcatgtctcgattcaggaacaccaatcgagttaaggtcgggaataaagtcaacacataactcaatgacctcttctgttccatagcccttgtgatgcttccttctaggcgagcatggttgtgaacatatttcttcagtactcctatgaatctctctaaggggaacatgttgtgtaggaacacaggaccgagaataaaaatctccttgactaggtgaactaggaggtgtgtcatgatatcaaagaaggaaggagggaacaccaactcaaagctgatgagatattaaaccacatcattctgtagtttagctagtattcagttggatcaattgccttctgagaaattacattgaggaatgcatatagcttcacggtggcttagacgtacatttggaggtagaattcctcttaatgcaactggaagtaattgcgtcatgagaacgtgacagtcattgGACTTCTACGTTACAGAATTCTTCTCTGgaaacatttataataccctttatattcgaggagaatccagatggtaccttgatgttgtttaagcattcaaacatgatttccttctcctctttgcttagagtgtagctagcaggacataggtaatggcatccatcatctgtgttctctggatgtaggttgtctctttctctcaaacaaggCAGGtcttgtcgtgcttcaaatgtgtccttaggctttccatacacactcatgaagcctagcaggttcacacaaagattcttcgtcaggtgcattcacgtcgatcgagctgtggGCCTCTAGGAACTTgctaatagggtaggtcccaaaatatagacttcttctttctacatgggtgcgtgaccgttagcgtcgttcggaacaggttggctgccatgtcctttccaaagacgactttcacatcattgaccatatcgagtacaatcctcaccagttcggttgcgaggcttggtcaggtggtctgccttccctttaaaatgcttgcatttctttcttacgggtgatttgcaggaagaaatcgacgatggccaaggtacacgacctttcgatattttttcaagattacacctctaatatcaccgaaacagtgtgtgcatgcattatatcccttgtttgactgtcctgaaagattacttagagcaggccaatcatgattgttacgaacaacaatgctctcATATCAAAGTGTttctgtttgtactcatcccacacatgtaacaccttctttattccacaaaatgagaagtttgtcaataagtggtcttaggtacacatcgatgtcattgccaggttgcttcgggccttggatgagcacaggcatcaataatgaacttccgcttcatgataaccaaggagaaggtgtagatacttagagtaacaggccaagtgctatgactactattctgctttccaaaggattgataccatctgtacttaaagcaaacctgtaagtttcttacgtcatttgcaaactctgggaattttctgtcgattgctctccactgggacccatcagcagggtgtctcaacatattgtctaccttacggtcttctttgtgccatcgcaataatttGCATGTTCTTTATTCTAAACatacgtttcaagcgtggtatataggagcataccacaaccttggcagggattttccttccgcggacgttcgccctcaacatcaccagggtcatctcgcctgatcttatgccgtgatgcatggcataccgggcatgcatctaatttctcgtactctttgccacggtacaggatgcagtcattaggacatgcatgtatcttctcgatttcaagccccataggacagacaaccttgttttgcttcgtaggtagtggcgggcaattcattgtccttcagaagcatctttttttggatttttagtaactctccaaatcccttgtcagatacaccattctttgccttccattgcagcaattctagtgtggttcccaactttttctgccctgcatcacaagttaggtacaacaatttcttgtgatcttctaacATCCGCTTGAACtttatcttctccttttcactttcacattctctttgtgcgtcacgaatgacctgacaaagctcatcagcaggctcatcttctacggctacctcttctttagcttctcccattgcagtatcattgaagcacgcaccattggaataatatcattgtcgtcccattgttcttcttcaccttcttccattacaacgccggtttctccgtgcttcgttcaacaaatatagtttggcatgaaacccgacttgaataagtgtgaatgaagagtccttgaacAAGGATATTctaccgtattcttacatatgcacatgtgcagcacatgaaaccgtcgtgtttgtttgcctcggccgcacgtaacaaagaatgcacgccgtcaatgaactcttggagcggcgatcagcattgtacatccaatgccggctcatctgtattacatgacataaataccatattacaacctagatcataattaattatttatacaacatgcgtgccaccccAAAAGGTACAAAATTATGAAAGCattgctacaatgtagacaatcccaactaccactaaaagaactaaagctaaaatacattttaggagcataaggatttcgcgaccaatctcaactaaaacagacagatccctcgATTATGCAACATCTTTAGacttctttggctggatcactgcctcattagccgccatatctgcctgttgtgaaaGATATTTTgcatgagttcaacatactcttcctcccagtagaagcctgaacatcgtccactgccatcccactgaaattaaaacaaaaaattagaactttaatcacaaccatcataaaaataggtataaactaaccataatcataaaatacgataaaataactcacattgcgatctggatacttgtagaagatacgaccatTGTTGGGACCCTctttcttcactcggtactccatcacaatcttcgtctcatcacgacacttgccgcatggaatgagagggaggcccggcctaagtcgctttggaaacccataagagtccgaggacccggaagcagttgccatctactctctatactcatttttaatacactataaatttcttattttataaacaaataaaattaaaaaactataaaattatctatatctctaaataatgaagtgtgctatgcatgctagaaataaaaagtgaatactaatttAAATACatactttaacctttcttcatccaaatatgcaaactataagttattttgagctcaaattgtttacaaataaaaaaagcaccataaaaagaatatatatatagtgaacaatatgagataagccaatgatgaaaaatgagagtatgagattggtaacctttacaactgaagaatcgacggaggaattaaagaaatcgacggagaaatcgaagaatggatggaggaacaatggagggagcaagcaagaacactagtgcagtgagcttgaaaatgtgttgagctcgggctcagggaagaagaaggagacggccaggatataaagggagacctttagtcacggttggtggctccaaccgggactaaaggtaactttgcaacccccggcgcagccacggcccgggagtagacctttactcccggttagaggcaccaaccgggagtaaaagtctacctttagtcccggttgatgattccaaccgggactaaaggtccctgccacctctgtctggcgcagtagccgttgggcagggacctttagtcccggttggtggctccaaccgggactaaaggtctctctagtcccgggcacaaAGAATACTGGGACTAGAGTCCATTTTAGCTGAGGATCAAAGATGTGTTTTCTACTGGTGCAACTTCCACATCTCCGGTTCTGTGCAACTTCATGACCATCGAACAGAAGAACGCGCCTCTGCTGAACAAGAGCACAAAATGGCCCCTGCACCTGAGCTTCCCTAGCGCTGGTGCATGCTCCACATGCGCCGGCAAAGTACCGGAGGGCTCCGTAGTCCAGTAGGAACAGTCGTTCCTGGACGACACGCCGCAGGTCGGTGACAGGTATGCGCTCACCTGTCGACCTGCGCTGCGTACCTGACGTCCGATTGCGTCATCCAGACGCACAGGGAGGCGGGAGGCGGACCTATACTAGCGTGGTCCCGTGCATGGATCAACCTTGCACTTTCATTCAGATTCGATCTTGAGTTATCTGTTATCGACACTGTCATTAGCACACGTTATTGTGGTTGCAGCTTGCTTGAACTAGTGCATTCTTAATCGTCGTCCAGATAATTTGGCATGATGACCAAATCCAGGTTCTTGTGCTATGATTCTTCCCGTGCTTTGTTATCTCTGGTCTCTGGATATCACGGGATCCACTAAGCCCTGTCCTGAAATCAACGGCAGCTAGGTGCCGCTAGCATCTATCTGTCAGTTTCAGGCTTTCAGCTTCTCACTGCCGTTCCGGGCTTCCGCCTTCCGGTGACGTCCACTGGAAAGAAACAGTCAAACATTTTTTTTATCCAACAGTCAAACAGATGGGAGCTTTCAGCAATGCTGCCGCGGCCAATGCAGGCGGCACCGGCAAGGTTTACGTCGCCGAAAGGCCTTTCCGTAGTCACCGGCTCGTCTGGAAAACCTGGGCGCCTTTGAGGGTGAGGATATTTCTCTGGCTGGCTCTCAGACGCCGTCACTGGACTGCGGATAGGCGTGCTAGGCACGGCCTCGAAGCTAGAGAGACCTGTTTCCTCTGCGATCAAGACCAGGAGACAATCGACCATATCATCGCAGTGTGACCGTTCACAAGGGAGCTTTGGCACCACATCCTACAAGCTCTTGGTCTTCAGTTACCTGCAGGGACAGCATCTTTCTCTTGCCTGGTGGCGACGCATCAAGTCACTCGCCAATGGACAGCGTCGAAAAGGTCTCGATACGCTATTTGCTTTGGTCTCTTGGCAGGTTTGGAAAGAGCGTAACCCCAGATGCTTCCGCGACGCCTCGGCAACAATCGTCGAGTTGCTCCAGCTCATCAAGATGGAGGCCGACCGATGGATTGAAGCGGGCGCCGCTGGTCTTGCAGAACTAGCTAGGGGATAGCTATGCATAGTGTCTGCTATGTCGTTGTCGTTTCAATCATGTAGTCCGGCCCAGATGTGCAGCCGGCTACGCCGGCAAAACCTTGTATTTCATTTCGCTTCCTTTTTAATGAAAATGATGCGCAGATCTCCTGCGCATTCGAGAAAAAAACGTCGCCGAAAGGCCGGCCGGCGGCCGGGCCGGCGAGCGCAATAATTTGGATGCTGGTCGACAGGAACCGGAGGACGTGTCACATGAAATGAAagctaaaaaacaaaaaaggtcCTGTGATCTTGACAAAACGAGGAAATGGCGGTTGCTGCTGGAGACATGAGGATTCGcactttttttctctctctctagacTCGGAATTTCGATGTGGCCTTTTGGCTGGTATttgttggttggttggttggttgaaAATAATGCCATTGCACGACGGCTTTGCTTGCATGTACGAGTGGATTCGCGTGTATCTGATGAACCAGAACATTCGATCAGCGTTAGGTGTGACTGATCGACCGTCTGAAACTCTCAATGGGCACACGAAAAGCGATGAAACAGGAGATGATGAACTGGATGAAGGCGATTTGTAGCGTAATGGTGCCAAATACACAAGAAAGGGGTACGATTCAGGTGTCGTCCACTTGTAGCTTTGCCAGATTGCTAGGTCCCATACTCAGATGAGTCACGTAACTCGTAAGACGTTACTGATTGCTCGTTTGGATTCTTGGAGGATGAACACTGTAGCCATATTTGGGCTAGTGACAATTTGAGTACTTCGCTCAAATTTTTGTTGACCGCATTACTAGTTTTTTAGGAAACAGGAGAGATCCCCTACTAGTTTTTTTGCATCTAGTTATTTCTCCTCTCGTTTTGGTTGATAATTAAtgtacaccccccccccccccc from Miscanthus floridulus cultivar M001 chromosome 11, ASM1932011v1, whole genome shotgun sequence includes these protein-coding regions:
- the LOC136491827 gene encoding carboxylesterase 15-like; translation: MRSIGLLLPFAGTDREPVPYKGEVPSNLPVQWKDVVYNAAHALRLRMYRPTDDNTTTANNKLPVLVYFHGGGFCLCSFELPHFHVGALRLATELPALMLSTDYRLAPEHRLPAMHRDAEGRVFICGDSAGGNIAHHVTVQYGSGQLALDPIIRIAMCVLLWPFFVAEENDI